The following coding sequences lie in one Megalodesulfovibrio gigas DSM 1382 = ATCC 19364 genomic window:
- the dapF gene encoding diaminopimelate epimerase gives MPGATRLLEFHKLHGCGNDFIFIDNRTLQLPQEHMARWATILCQRAFSIGADGLIFLESPAPDPGCDYRWHFFNADGSRAEMCGNASRCAATLAVRLDLAGPAHRFLTDAGPILAQVLEETPAGARVKVQLTPPHDLWLGESLALNGVPHTVNHVNTGVPHAVVIVDDVWSVDVRTLGRALRQHERFAPKGTNANFIQIVDNKSILLRTYERGVEDETYACGTGAAASALVAQQLGFADAEVHVTTTGKEVLTITSDGGQVFLTGAAAYVFAGTLDAAALGLPR, from the coding sequence ATGCCTGGCGCCACCCGTCTCCTCGAATTTCACAAGCTCCATGGCTGCGGCAATGATTTCATCTTCATCGATAACCGCACCCTGCAACTCCCGCAGGAACACATGGCGCGCTGGGCCACCATCCTGTGCCAGCGTGCCTTCAGCATCGGGGCGGATGGCCTGATCTTTCTGGAATCCCCTGCCCCGGACCCAGGCTGCGACTACCGCTGGCACTTCTTCAATGCCGACGGCTCCCGCGCCGAGATGTGCGGCAATGCCTCCCGCTGCGCCGCCACCCTGGCCGTGCGGCTGGATCTGGCCGGCCCGGCGCATCGCTTCCTCACCGACGCCGGCCCCATCCTGGCCCAGGTGCTGGAGGAAACCCCCGCCGGCGCACGCGTGAAAGTCCAGCTCACCCCGCCCCATGATCTCTGGCTTGGGGAATCCCTGGCCCTGAACGGCGTTCCCCATACGGTCAACCACGTCAACACCGGGGTGCCCCATGCGGTGGTCATCGTGGACGACGTGTGGAGCGTGGACGTCAGGACCCTGGGCCGGGCCCTGCGCCAGCACGAACGTTTTGCGCCCAAGGGCACCAACGCCAACTTCATTCAGATTGTGGACAACAAATCCATCCTTTTGCGCACCTATGAGCGCGGCGTGGAAGACGAAACCTACGCCTGCGGCACCGGCGCGGCAGCCAGCGCTCTGGTGGCCCAGCAACTGGGCTTTGCCGATGCCGAGGTGCACGTCACCACCACTGGCAAGGAAGTGCTGACCATCACCAGCGACGGCGGACAGGTGTTTCTCACCGGCGCGGCAGCGTATGTCTTTGCCGGCACGCTGGATGCGGCAGCCCTGGGCCTGCCCCGTTAG
- the dapA gene encoding 4-hydroxy-tetrahydrodipicolinate synthase: protein MQIRGALTALVTPFKNGQVDEEAYRRLIEWQIEQGINGLVPCGTTGESATLSHEEHRNVISICVDQVKGRVPVIAGAGSNNTKEAIELTRHAKETGADAALLITPYYNKPTQEGLVAHFKAIAAEVSMPFIVYNVPGRTSVNLLPKTVARMFREIPEVKGIKEATGDLKQVSEVMEFCGPEFILLSGDDFTVLPLLAVGGVGVISVVSNICPSQMARMCTAFQSCDFGEARKLHYFLNPLNRAMFIETNPVPAKTALTKMGKINFEVRLPMVPLSPEHERELDAALKNAGLV, encoded by the coding sequence ATGCAGATTCGCGGCGCCCTCACGGCTCTCGTCACTCCCTTCAAGAACGGCCAGGTGGACGAAGAGGCATACCGTCGCCTCATCGAATGGCAGATCGAACAGGGCATCAACGGCCTTGTTCCCTGCGGCACCACCGGCGAATCCGCCACGCTCTCCCACGAAGAGCACCGTAACGTCATCTCCATTTGCGTGGATCAGGTCAAAGGCCGCGTGCCGGTCATCGCCGGCGCGGGCTCCAACAACACCAAGGAAGCCATCGAGCTTACCCGCCACGCCAAGGAAACCGGCGCCGACGCCGCCCTGCTCATCACGCCCTATTACAACAAACCCACGCAGGAAGGCCTGGTGGCGCACTTCAAGGCCATTGCCGCCGAAGTGTCCATGCCGTTCATCGTTTACAACGTGCCCGGCCGCACCAGCGTGAATCTGCTGCCCAAAACCGTGGCGCGCATGTTCCGCGAGATTCCCGAGGTCAAGGGCATCAAGGAAGCCACGGGCGACCTGAAGCAGGTGAGCGAGGTGATGGAATTCTGCGGGCCGGAATTCATCCTGCTTTCCGGGGACGACTTCACCGTGCTGCCCCTGCTGGCCGTGGGCGGTGTGGGCGTCATCAGCGTGGTGTCCAACATCTGCCCCTCGCAGATGGCCCGGATGTGCACGGCCTTCCAAAGCTGCGACTTTGGCGAAGCCCGCAAGCTCCACTACTTCCTCAACCCGCTGAACCGGGCCATGTTCATCGAAACCAATCCCGTGCCCGCCAAGACCGCCCTGACCAAGATGGGCAAGATCAACTTCGAGGTTCGCCTGCCCATGGTGCCCCTGTCGCCAGAGCACGAACGCGAACTCGACGCCGCCCTGAAAAACGCCGGGCTGGTGTAG
- a CDS encoding HD domain-containing protein — protein sequence MHETQSPILLDELQMLRQAGLGEKVIAHSERVTATALWLVDQLGEDVAVDRERVRRGAVFHDLGKVEDGGVLHGVVGARLGRALGLEEDVCRTMEVHVRGGVPAEEAARYGLPPGDYRPETLEQRLVVLADKLMDVVEAGKAASAAEALATLEGLLHRFPDLGKDAATTARILGLAEAFRAARRENERQPGEQAF from the coding sequence ATGCACGAGACTCAATCCCCCATTCTTCTGGATGAATTGCAGATGCTGCGCCAGGCTGGGCTTGGCGAAAAAGTGATTGCCCACAGCGAGCGCGTGACCGCCACGGCGTTGTGGCTGGTGGACCAGCTGGGCGAGGACGTGGCCGTGGACCGTGAACGTGTGCGGCGTGGCGCAGTGTTTCACGATCTGGGCAAGGTCGAGGATGGCGGCGTGCTGCATGGCGTGGTCGGGGCGCGCCTCGGTCGGGCGCTGGGCCTGGAAGAGGACGTCTGCCGGACCATGGAAGTGCATGTGCGCGGCGGCGTGCCTGCGGAAGAAGCCGCGCGGTACGGCTTGCCGCCAGGGGACTATCGTCCTGAAACACTGGAACAACGTCTGGTGGTGCTGGCGGACAAGCTCATGGACGTGGTGGAGGCCGGCAAGGCGGCCAGTGCGGCTGAGGCCCTGGCGACCCTGGAAGGCCTGCTGCACCGCTTTCCGGATCTGGGCAAGGATGCCGCCACCACCGCGCGCATCCTGGGGTTGGCCGAGGCCTTCAGGGCTGCCCGCCGGGAGAACGAGCGGCAGCCGGGGGAACAGGCATTTTGA
- the qmoC gene encoding quinone-interacting membrane-bound oxidoreductase complex subunit QmoC, protein MPQTQRIAPNLEFIKNLQAAGGDTVKRCYQCATCSVACPISPQDGPFPRKEMVWAQWGLKDKLLSDIDLWLCHRCGNCSDLCPRGAKPGDVLAAARTMVYRELVGPKIVGEWMSSPKHLPKLIAIPALLFAFIWMIMTGFGIPEGKIVYGKLFPGDYTIDPIFTLAFAFVAYTFYKGVRKLFAEFDKGPKTVFIGPHQKVGWLQAAKEVVLEELVTHNKWKECGDAPADQARFKGHFYTFFAFIALAIVTSVIAVSHWGPVFLPFLHFLEPMGHTPLPLYNPVKLLANVGAVMLVIGMVALTKRRLNLDKAKSASSYSDWFLLGVIWAVTVTGIGSQLLRWVNWASLAYFVYYLHLIAVFMLIAYLPWSKLGHLVYRTAALVYTRVAGRLPMPAVADRTFHV, encoded by the coding sequence ATGCCGCAGACACAGCGCATCGCGCCGAACCTCGAATTCATCAAAAACCTGCAGGCCGCGGGTGGCGACACCGTCAAACGCTGCTACCAGTGCGCCACATGCAGCGTGGCGTGCCCGATTTCGCCGCAGGACGGGCCGTTTCCGCGCAAGGAAATGGTCTGGGCGCAATGGGGCCTCAAGGACAAGCTGCTTTCTGACATCGATTTGTGGCTGTGCCACCGCTGCGGCAACTGTTCCGATTTGTGTCCTCGCGGCGCCAAGCCCGGGGATGTGCTGGCTGCGGCCCGCACCATGGTGTATCGTGAGCTGGTGGGCCCCAAGATCGTGGGCGAGTGGATGAGTTCCCCCAAGCATCTGCCCAAGCTCATCGCCATTCCGGCCCTGCTCTTCGCCTTCATCTGGATGATCATGACCGGGTTCGGCATTCCTGAAGGCAAGATCGTCTACGGCAAGCTCTTCCCCGGGGACTACACTATCGACCCCATCTTCACGCTGGCCTTCGCGTTCGTGGCGTACACCTTCTACAAGGGCGTGCGCAAACTTTTTGCAGAGTTCGACAAAGGCCCCAAGACGGTCTTCATCGGCCCCCACCAGAAAGTCGGCTGGCTGCAGGCGGCCAAGGAAGTGGTGCTGGAAGAACTGGTGACCCACAACAAGTGGAAAGAGTGCGGCGATGCCCCTGCCGATCAGGCCCGCTTCAAAGGCCACTTCTACACCTTCTTTGCGTTCATCGCCCTGGCCATCGTCACGAGTGTCATTGCCGTTTCGCACTGGGGGCCGGTGTTCCTGCCCTTCCTGCACTTCCTGGAGCCCATGGGCCACACGCCCCTGCCGCTGTACAACCCCGTGAAGCTGCTGGCCAACGTGGGCGCGGTGATGCTCGTCATCGGCATGGTGGCCCTGACCAAGCGCCGCCTGAATCTGGACAAGGCCAAGAGCGCCTCCAGCTATTCCGATTGGTTCCTGCTCGGCGTCATCTGGGCGGTCACGGTCACGGGCATCGGCAGCCAGCTGCTGCGCTGGGTCAACTGGGCCTCGCTGGCGTACTTTGTGTACTACCTGCACCTGATTGCCGTGTTCATGCTCATTGCGTACCTGCCTTGGTCCAAGCTGGGGCATCTGGTCTATCGCACTGCCGCTCTGGTCTACACCCGCGTCGCCGGCCGGCTGCCCATGCCTGCTGTGGCGGACAGGACCTTCCACGTGTAA
- a CDS encoding glycosyltransferase family 4 protein — MNIALLVALAGGIGFLTTLCAVPLAKRLAERFDIVSYPGGHSCHARPVPLLGGAAMLLGVLAAWGFFHLFLSGGAGHRLHPDPWQMGSLMLGSLWMCALGTLDDKLHLGWRNKLLGELVGVGILLVGGHTITVATIPFVGPVHFGWLGAPLFALMILTITNAVNLIDGIDGLAGGICFFAALVTGVIGLAKGDPFAAATGFGVAGAVLAFLVFNFPPASIFMGDGGSLFLGFLLGAMASSSAATTAGQRSGALVMLLAPFLPFGIALLDVALSIMRRGLSGRRIFLPDTDHLHHRLMETVGHPRGVVAILYSFSALLSAMTLTLILGQKADFFLGYIAFSGLVLLGLMVLVLRLYMREGLPSMLENRPHMKYLASYMEFMTRRASRCRHRDELLALLESGVRDLAFDTVLLRRGDTVLQRWDRADMAHPEAPRHEDARTLNDTGLTVLAILPQHHSLAYQKYLKLVWAQFLKAAACRLKELEAEACTDRQDDETPS, encoded by the coding sequence ATGAACATCGCCCTGCTTGTGGCCCTCGCCGGAGGCATCGGCTTTCTGACGACCTTGTGCGCCGTCCCCCTGGCGAAGCGCCTGGCCGAGCGGTTTGATATCGTCAGCTATCCCGGCGGCCACAGCTGCCACGCCCGCCCTGTTCCCCTGCTGGGAGGCGCCGCCATGCTGCTGGGTGTGCTGGCGGCCTGGGGCTTTTTCCACCTGTTCCTCAGCGGCGGGGCAGGGCACAGGCTGCATCCGGACCCCTGGCAGATGGGCTCCCTGATGCTCGGCTCCCTGTGGATGTGCGCCCTGGGCACCCTGGACGACAAGCTCCACCTCGGCTGGCGCAACAAGCTGCTGGGCGAGCTGGTGGGCGTGGGCATCCTGCTGGTTGGCGGGCATACCATCACCGTGGCCACCATCCCGTTTGTGGGACCGGTGCACTTTGGCTGGCTGGGTGCACCGCTGTTTGCCCTGATGATCCTGACCATCACCAATGCCGTGAACCTCATCGACGGCATCGACGGCCTTGCCGGCGGCATCTGCTTTTTCGCCGCCCTGGTGACAGGGGTGATCGGACTGGCCAAGGGCGACCCCTTTGCCGCGGCCACCGGCTTTGGCGTGGCCGGGGCGGTGCTGGCCTTTCTGGTGTTCAACTTTCCGCCGGCCTCCATCTTCATGGGCGACGGCGGCAGCCTGTTTCTGGGATTTCTGCTGGGGGCCATGGCCAGCAGCTCCGCCGCCACCACGGCCGGGCAACGCTCCGGCGCCCTGGTGATGCTGCTGGCGCCGTTTCTGCCGTTCGGCATCGCGTTGCTGGATGTGGCGCTCTCCATCATGCGCCGGGGGCTCTCGGGGCGGCGCATTTTTCTGCCGGACACGGACCATCTGCATCATCGACTTATGGAAACCGTGGGCCATCCCCGCGGCGTGGTGGCCATCCTGTACTCCTTCAGCGCCTTGCTTTCCGCCATGACCCTGACGTTGATCCTTGGGCAAAAGGCGGATTTTTTCCTGGGATACATCGCGTTTTCCGGTCTGGTGCTGCTGGGACTGATGGTGCTGGTGCTGCGGCTGTACATGCGCGAAGGCCTGCCTTCCATGCTGGAAAACCGTCCGCACATGAAATATCTGGCCAGCTACATGGAATTCATGACCCGCCGCGCCAGCCGGTGCCGCCATCGGGACGAGTTGCTGGCCTTGCTGGAAAGCGGCGTGCGGGATCTGGCCTTCGATACCGTGCTCCTGCGCCGCGGCGATACGGTGCTGCAGCGCTGGGACCGTGCGGACATGGCCCATCCCGAGGCGCCGCGCCACGAGGACGCGCGCACGCTCAATGACACCGGGCTGACCGTCCTGGCGATTCTGCCGCAGCACCACAGCCTTGCGTATCAGAAATATCTCAAGCTGGTCTGGGCACAGTTCCTCAAGGCCGCAGCCTGCCGGCTCAAGGAATTGGAAGCGGAGGCATGCACTGACCGCCAGGACGACGAGACGCCGTCCTGA
- a CDS encoding DUF6693 family protein: protein MLRIGELEMELDVVSAFFHALKWFLFTILTLGLAAFLYPYALTAFCINRTRLVDHTGRVRRLVCDLDVASRLGHALLWFVLACLTFGLAYFVYLYRVAKFVAEHTQVVEDA from the coding sequence ATGCTGAGGATCGGCGAACTTGAAATGGAGTTGGATGTCGTTTCTGCCTTCTTCCATGCCCTCAAATGGTTCCTGTTCACCATCCTCACCCTGGGTCTGGCCGCGTTTCTGTATCCCTACGCCCTGACCGCCTTCTGCATCAATCGCACCCGCCTGGTGGATCACACCGGCCGCGTTCGCCGGCTGGTGTGCGATCTGGATGTCGCCTCCCGCCTCGGACACGCCCTGCTGTGGTTTGTGCTGGCGTGCCTCACCTTCGGGCTGGCGTATTTCGTGTATCTGTACCGCGTGGCCAAGTTCGTGGCCGAGCACACCCAGGTGGTGGAAGACGCCTGA